A genomic window from Clostridium aceticum includes:
- a CDS encoding acyl-CoA dehydratase activase-related protein: MACKIGIPRGLWFYDYYPLWKTFYEELGAEVILSNPTNKKTLDAGVKNTVDEACLPVKIFHGHVLDLKDKVDFIFLPKLMSAYEKEYICPKFCGLPEMVTHSIKDLPPIIDTEINFNHSRRNLMKTVYSFGNYVTQNPIAIKRAYSKALDAYHDYKEKIKGGSYPINGEFNDHDLNREKASITIAVMGHSYNIYDQYGSMSLIDKLHEHRIKVITPEMMDYRRVNEYAESLEKKMFWSYGRKLLGTAMYFADAKNIDGIVYLSSFGCGIDSIIEELVERKTRKEGKMPFLLVTVDEHTGEAGVNTRLEAFIDMIEWRKKNETNLSTHG; the protein is encoded by the coding sequence GGTCTTTGGTTTTATGACTACTACCCTCTATGGAAAACCTTTTATGAAGAGCTAGGGGCAGAAGTAATTTTATCTAATCCTACCAATAAAAAAACATTAGACGCAGGTGTAAAGAATACCGTAGATGAAGCTTGTCTTCCAGTAAAAATATTTCATGGACATGTGTTGGATTTAAAAGATAAAGTAGATTTCATATTTTTACCAAAATTAATGAGTGCTTATGAAAAAGAATATATTTGTCCAAAATTTTGTGGCTTACCAGAAATGGTCACGCATTCAATAAAAGATCTACCACCGATTATCGATACAGAAATAAATTTTAATCACTCAAGAAGAAATTTAATGAAGACAGTCTACAGCTTTGGAAATTATGTTACTCAAAATCCTATTGCTATTAAAAGAGCCTATAGCAAGGCTTTAGATGCCTATCATGACTATAAAGAAAAAATCAAGGGCGGCAGCTATCCAATCAATGGAGAGTTCAACGATCATGATTTAAATAGAGAAAAAGCCTCTATAACCATTGCGGTGATGGGACATTCTTATAATATCTATGATCAATATGGTTCTATGAGTTTAATTGACAAACTGCATGAGCACAGAATCAAGGTAATAACACCTGAAATGATGGATTATCGTAGGGTCAACGAATATGCTGAGTCTCTTGAGAAAAAAATGTTTTGGAGCTATGGAAGAAAATTATTAGGGACAGCAATGTACTTTGCTGATGCTAAAAATATAGATGGCATTGTTTACTTATCCTCCTTTGGTTGCGGTATTGATTCCATTATAGAGGAATTAGTAGAGAGAAAGACCAGGAAGGAAGGGAAGATGCCTTTTCTATTGGTTACGGTAGACGAACATACAGGAGAAGCAGGGGTGAATACACGCTTGGAAGCATTTATTGATATGATCGAATGGAGGAAAAAAAATGAAACTAACCTTTCCACACATGGGTAA
- a CDS encoding 2-hydroxyacyl-CoA dehydratase, whose amino-acid sequence MKLTFPHMGNQYVAAKVLLEELGLDIVIPPQCSQDTLEIGTKYSPESICLPLKVNIGNLVESAKAGADTVVFSGSCGPCRFGYYSILEKEILKELGYDMEFILFDPPQGDYKTFISRIFKLAQTSNPYKITRALKKAVQILYQVDALDAAAHYKRPRQREIGKVDVYYDRFHQEVREAQGYRETSEVIEKTKQSIMAIEEDPDREILKIGIVGEIYTIIEPFVNLNVEKKLGEMGVEIEKSLKISSWLTEHLFLSPLKLTSEGKIHKAAKPYLKTMIGGHARETIGYTVEYAKRNFDGVIQIYPLTCMPEIVAQSILPTVEKDYNIPYLCLIVDEMTGEAGYSTRLEAFVDLLRRRKERQESAELLLRY is encoded by the coding sequence ATGAAACTAACCTTTCCACACATGGGTAATCAATATGTTGCAGCAAAGGTATTGTTAGAGGAATTAGGTTTAGATATAGTTATTCCTCCTCAGTGTAGCCAAGATACCCTAGAAATAGGGACAAAATACTCTCCAGAGTCTATTTGTTTACCCCTTAAGGTAAATATAGGAAATCTTGTAGAGAGTGCTAAGGCAGGTGCTGACACAGTTGTTTTTTCTGGCAGTTGTGGTCCCTGCAGATTTGGCTACTATTCTATTTTAGAAAAGGAAATATTAAAAGAATTGGGCTATGACATGGAGTTTATTCTATTTGACCCTCCACAGGGAGACTATAAAACTTTTATCAGTAGAATTTTCAAATTAGCTCAGACATCTAATCCCTACAAGATCACAAGAGCACTAAAGAAAGCTGTTCAAATCTTGTATCAAGTAGATGCATTGGATGCGGCAGCTCACTATAAAAGACCTAGGCAAAGAGAAATAGGAAAAGTGGATGTATATTATGATAGATTTCATCAAGAAGTAAGAGAGGCCCAAGGTTATAGGGAAACATCTGAAGTGATAGAGAAGACAAAACAGTCTATTATGGCGATAGAAGAAGATCCAGATCGAGAAATTTTGAAGATAGGGATTGTTGGAGAGATTTACACCATCATAGAACCTTTTGTCAACTTAAATGTTGAAAAAAAATTAGGAGAAATGGGGGTAGAAATTGAAAAATCTTTAAAAATAAGTAGTTGGCTTACAGAACATTTATTTTTAAGTCCCCTTAAATTGACTAGTGAAGGTAAAATCCACAAAGCAGCAAAGCCTTACTTAAAAACGATGATAGGTGGGCACGCCAGAGAGACCATAGGATATACTGTTGAATATGCAAAAAGAAATTTTGATGGCGTCATCCAAATCTATCCTTTAACTTGTATGCCGGAAATTGTTGCACAAAGTATTTTGCCAACAGTAGAAAAGGATTATAACATCCCTTATTTATGCCTCATTGTAGATGAAATGACGGGAGAGGCAGGTTATAGCACTAGATTAGAGGCCTTCGTAGATCTTCTAAGGCGAAGAAAGGAGAGACAGGAAAGTGCAGAACTGTTACTTAGGTATTGA
- a CDS encoding acyl-CoA dehydratase activase, which yields MNEKKEIVGKVYTKTQGKPIDAIQRGLKEIKSKIKEDIKVKGVGATGSGRHLASMIVGGDIVKNEITAHGIAALNFVDGVKTIIEIGGQDSKIILLRDGIISDFAMNTVCAAGTGSFLDRQASRMGIEIENFGELALQSKNSVRIAGRCAVFAESDMIHKQQLGHNQEDIIKGLCDALVRNFLNNLAKGKEVLGPVVFQGGVAANVGIKKSFEEALGLEVFVPPHHEVMGAIGCCLLAKENAVKNPKTNFKGFDIIHSGYNVKGIECQDCSNLCEVIEILRDGTVMARWGDKCGKWNSALKSDIEKLA from the coding sequence ATGAATGAAAAAAAAGAGATCGTTGGAAAAGTATATACTAAAACACAAGGGAAGCCTATAGATGCAATACAAAGAGGTTTAAAAGAGATAAAGTCTAAAATAAAAGAAGATATCAAGGTAAAAGGAGTAGGTGCTACTGGCAGTGGCAGGCACCTTGCCTCCATGATTGTTGGAGGAGACATTGTAAAAAATGAAATCACAGCCCATGGGATAGCAGCGTTGAATTTTGTAGATGGTGTTAAAACTATTATAGAGATAGGTGGGCAGGATTCTAAGATTATCTTATTAAGAGATGGGATTATTAGTGACTTTGCCATGAATACAGTATGTGCTGCTGGAACAGGTTCCTTCTTAGATCGCCAAGCCTCTAGAATGGGTATTGAGATAGAAAACTTTGGAGAATTAGCTCTTCAATCCAAAAATTCAGTAAGGATTGCTGGAAGATGTGCTGTTTTTGCAGAGTCTGACATGATTCATAAGCAACAACTGGGTCACAATCAAGAGGATATTATTAAAGGCCTTTGTGATGCCTTAGTAAGAAATTTCTTAAACAATCTTGCAAAAGGAAAAGAAGTATTAGGTCCTGTTGTTTTCCAAGGAGGAGTAGCTGCTAATGTGGGAATCAAAAAATCTTTTGAAGAAGCCTTGGGATTAGAAGTCTTTGTGCCTCCTCATCATGAGGTGATGGGTGCTATAGGTTGTTGTTTATTAGCCAAAGAAAATGCTGTAAAAAACCCTAAAACCAACTTTAAAGGTTTTGATATTATCCATTCAGGCTACAATGTAAAAGGCATCGAGTGTCAAGATTGCTCTAACTTATGTGAGGTAATAGAGATTTTAAGAGATGGTACAGTGATGGCCCGTTGGGGTGATAAATGTGGTAAGTGGAATAGTGCATTAAAAAGTGATATAGAGAAATTAGCATAA
- a CDS encoding efflux RND transporter periplasmic adaptor subunit encodes MDLVMKPKKRCVWIGLIVLVLVLVSALVGCNNTEPVNVQEDLLVVKVQKITRGDVRKIETYSGKIKPKNQVNVMAKSFGEVGEIFFDVGDQVQQEDILFIMDKKNAENNIAHLNQQIKSAEITIDNASLGLAMAEGSRKENQKNQLEDTINLLKIAYDDAKQNYEDAGKLYEAEVVSRQQYDQVKLVYEQTKLNYEASTRNHELLVGTILKEDIESTRNQLHQAITARDALLIQLKNAKEAKEDLTVTSPIKGVVASRNVEKGELTSTATPSFVLVNMDTVLLDIHVPEGLINKIQVGKEIEIHIAAAGGEGFKGNVTHISPVADSATFTYPVSIEIENKDGDIKAGMFAEAVIAIEESEDVVIVPRKHLRIDKDQYFAYIVEGNIARIVPVTIGIDNGEYVEIKEGLKEGQQLIIKGKEYLVDNEKVEILE; translated from the coding sequence TTGGACTTAGTAATGAAACCAAAAAAAAGGTGTGTATGGATAGGCTTAATAGTATTAGTCTTAGTCTTAGTGAGCGCATTGGTAGGGTGTAATAATACAGAGCCTGTAAATGTACAGGAAGATTTGCTAGTTGTTAAAGTGCAGAAGATTACAAGGGGAGATGTCAGAAAGATAGAAACCTATTCTGGAAAAATAAAACCTAAAAATCAAGTAAATGTAATGGCAAAATCTTTTGGTGAAGTAGGGGAAATTTTTTTTGATGTGGGGGACCAGGTACAACAGGAGGATATTTTGTTTATCATGGATAAAAAGAATGCTGAAAATAATATTGCCCATCTAAACCAGCAGATAAAATCAGCAGAAATTACCATTGATAATGCTTCTTTAGGATTAGCTATGGCAGAGGGGAGTCGCAAGGAAAATCAAAAAAATCAATTAGAAGATACAATCAATCTTTTAAAAATAGCTTATGATGATGCAAAGCAAAACTACGAGGATGCAGGTAAGCTCTATGAAGCAGAGGTTGTTTCCAGACAACAGTATGATCAAGTGAAGCTAGTCTATGAACAGACAAAATTAAACTACGAAGCAAGTACAAGAAATCATGAGCTTTTAGTAGGAACAATATTAAAAGAAGATATCGAAAGCACAAGAAATCAATTACATCAAGCCATCACCGCTAGAGATGCATTATTGATTCAATTGAAAAATGCAAAAGAAGCGAAGGAGGATTTAACTGTCACCAGTCCCATAAAGGGGGTTGTGGCATCACGAAACGTTGAAAAGGGAGAACTTACAAGTACTGCTACACCCTCATTTGTTCTTGTAAATATGGATACGGTACTTCTAGATATCCATGTACCAGAGGGTCTTATCAATAAAATACAAGTAGGCAAGGAGATAGAAATACACATTGCAGCAGCAGGGGGTGAGGGATTTAAGGGTAATGTCACTCATATTAGCCCTGTAGCGGATTCTGCGACCTTCACCTACCCTGTCAGCATTGAAATAGAAAACAAAGACGGCGACATCAAGGCAGGTATGTTTGCAGAAGCTGTTATTGCTATAGAAGAAAGTGAGGATGTTGTGATTGTTCCGAGAAAACATTTAAGAATAGATAAGGACCAATATTTTGCTTATATCGTAGAAGGGAATATTGCCAGAATTGTTCCGGTAACAATTGGTATTGATAATGGGGAATATGTAGAGATCAAAGAGGGTTTAAAGGAAGGGCAGCAGTTGATTATCAAAGGAAAAGAATACCTAGTAGACAATGAAAAAGTAGAAATCCTGGAATAG
- a CDS encoding efflux RND transporter permease subunit — MEDKKNSSIPELLQKRNFLGRWAAFFINRHRVTYLLIIIIFFWGITQYSGLQREAQPKVTIPFAIVQTTYVGASPEEVEALVTDPIEKKLEELTDVRRMTSESIFGQSTIFVEFDSGSDIQEKIRETREKILDISDTLPAEVETPKVMDMKTGESPVLVFTLGGNQDILEIQGSAKKIKDLIESVEGVTEVALIGDIKREINVIVDPQKLSVYAISLQDIKNALIQSNVNLPGGDIKLNEIHYNVRTIGRFEKVEELNHVIIRDEGNGKVYLKDIAVIEDGYEDIKKFVRKSVESGENPSIENVIAISVHKKESADDITVRNNILEKLQDHQEDLYPDDMKLEIVSDKADYVERQLGSVTDNAKSGLLLVIVVLFLFIGFKEALIVAFVIPLSIFAAFGLMKVWGLTLNEITMFSLVLAVGMLVDNAIVVMENIDRLRSKGLSSKLAAEAGTNQVAPAIMASTLTTLAAFFPLALTPGISGDYIRPMPLTVIFALSASFFMAVTISPSICAGMIKNHRSQERKLENPQKQKYMKMISVVFVFILSMIAFKDWGQEGIKQYGILSIIMAVLFAFVMFLKQFKFKGSHEDSAVLHYYQKCLGWIVTSTKRKWLLIVLIFLLFISSVALIPLGILKVEMFGDEDMPGFYVEVNTPQGSNLEDTLEIIKQVETYLFTINEIKHFVSYVGDEGTDMWSLYRVENPDVPNKGRIIVELQEEMDRERSSVEIANQIRNQAKKIPGAEIKVVELAMGAPTGSPIHLRVKGENLEDLEKTAKSFAEILKAMEGTRDVVTSIGEGVPELQVRVDKVRASMLGLDNMSIALSMRNVIHGIEATTFRENQEEIDVMIRTSKDRLRTVHDIEKIFFYTSRGEAIPFLQVAEVVETESIMNIAHEDSKRRIAVLGEIDDERVTAVEIINRFKEEIKDYAIPEGVVLEFGGEMEEMEESFENMMNNMILAAILVYIILAIQFNSLTQPLIILFAVPMALIGVMPGLVITGNKFGFVAFVAVVALVGIAVNDAIVLVDYINYLRSNGDNLKDAILETGKTRFLPVLATTITTAGGILPITLKEAFYAPLGIALICGLCMSTLLTLVIVPTMYSILEEHKLKRLNKKEKELHNSI, encoded by the coding sequence ATGGAGGATAAAAAAAATAGCAGTATTCCAGAACTTCTGCAAAAAAGAAACTTTCTGGGAAGATGGGCTGCCTTTTTTATCAATAGACATAGGGTTACTTACTTATTGATTATTATCATTTTTTTTTGGGGAATAACGCAATATTCAGGTTTGCAGAGGGAAGCACAGCCAAAGGTAACGATTCCCTTTGCTATTGTACAAACTACCTATGTAGGAGCATCGCCAGAAGAAGTAGAAGCACTGGTGACAGACCCTATAGAGAAAAAACTTGAAGAACTAACGGATGTTAGAAGAATGACATCAGAATCAATCTTTGGTCAATCAACGATATTTGTAGAGTTCGATTCAGGCAGTGATATACAGGAAAAAATCAGAGAAACAAGAGAAAAGATTTTAGACATCAGTGATACATTACCAGCGGAGGTGGAAACACCAAAAGTCATGGATATGAAAACAGGAGAGAGTCCGGTATTGGTATTTACCTTGGGGGGAAATCAGGATATACTGGAAATACAAGGAAGCGCTAAGAAAATAAAAGATCTTATTGAATCAGTGGAGGGTGTTACTGAGGTGGCACTGATTGGGGATATAAAGAGAGAAATAAACGTGATTGTAGATCCACAAAAGCTCTCAGTATATGCTATTTCGCTACAGGATATTAAAAATGCTCTGATACAATCCAATGTGAACCTTCCTGGGGGGGACATAAAACTAAATGAAATTCATTATAATGTTCGAACCATAGGAAGGTTTGAAAAGGTAGAGGAATTAAATCATGTTATCATCAGGGATGAGGGAAATGGGAAAGTTTATTTAAAAGATATTGCTGTGATCGAGGATGGCTATGAGGACATAAAAAAATTTGTAAGAAAATCTGTAGAATCAGGAGAAAATCCTTCTATTGAAAATGTAATTGCAATTTCTGTTCATAAAAAGGAGTCTGCTGATGATATTACAGTTAGAAATAATATATTAGAAAAGTTACAAGACCATCAAGAAGATTTATATCCTGATGATATGAAATTAGAAATCGTATCTGACAAGGCTGACTATGTGGAAAGGCAACTGGGTTCCGTCACTGATAATGCAAAGTCAGGATTGTTGTTGGTGATTGTAGTGCTATTTCTTTTCATAGGTTTTAAAGAAGCTTTGATTGTAGCCTTTGTTATTCCTCTTTCTATTTTTGCAGCCTTCGGATTGATGAAGGTATGGGGACTAACCTTAAATGAAATCACGATGTTTTCCCTTGTTTTAGCAGTAGGTATGCTGGTGGACAATGCTATTGTGGTGATGGAAAATATAGATCGTTTGAGGTCTAAAGGTTTATCTTCAAAGTTGGCGGCAGAAGCAGGCACCAATCAAGTAGCTCCTGCTATTATGGCATCTACTTTGACAACCTTAGCAGCCTTTTTTCCACTGGCATTAACACCAGGAATTAGCGGTGATTATATACGTCCCATGCCGCTAACGGTGATCTTTGCTTTGAGTGCCTCCTTTTTTATGGCAGTTACAATATCCCCTTCAATCTGTGCCGGTATGATAAAAAATCATAGGAGTCAGGAAAGAAAGTTGGAGAATCCTCAAAAACAGAAATACATGAAAATGATTTCTGTAGTATTTGTTTTTATTCTATCTATGATTGCCTTTAAAGACTGGGGTCAAGAGGGGATAAAACAGTACGGAATACTGTCGATAATCATGGCTGTATTATTTGCATTTGTTATGTTCTTAAAGCAATTTAAGTTCAAAGGCAGTCATGAAGATAGTGCTGTGCTTCATTACTATCAAAAGTGTTTAGGATGGATTGTTACATCCACCAAAAGAAAATGGCTGCTTATAGTACTGATCTTTCTGTTATTTATATCAAGTGTAGCTTTAATCCCACTAGGTATACTGAAGGTGGAGATGTTTGGGGATGAAGATATGCCTGGTTTCTATGTAGAAGTTAACACTCCCCAGGGAAGCAATTTAGAAGATACGCTGGAAATTATAAAACAGGTGGAAACCTATTTGTTTACTATAAATGAGATAAAGCATTTCGTATCCTATGTGGGGGATGAAGGTACAGATATGTGGTCTCTTTATAGGGTAGAAAACCCTGATGTTCCCAATAAAGGAAGAATCATTGTAGAGTTGCAAGAAGAAATGGATAGAGAAAGAAGCAGTGTAGAAATTGCAAACCAAATTAGAAATCAGGCAAAAAAGATTCCAGGTGCCGAAATAAAGGTAGTTGAATTAGCAATGGGAGCTCCAACTGGTTCCCCTATTCACTTAAGAGTAAAGGGTGAAAATTTAGAGGATTTAGAGAAAACAGCAAAGAGTTTTGCTGAAATTTTAAAAGCAATGGAGGGAACCAGGGATGTGGTGACCAGTATAGGTGAAGGTGTACCAGAGCTACAGGTACGGGTAGATAAGGTAAGGGCATCTATGTTGGGTTTAGATAATATGTCCATAGCCCTTTCTATGAGGAATGTAATACATGGTATAGAAGCTACAACCTTTAGGGAAAACCAAGAAGAAATAGATGTCATGATTCGGACCTCGAAAGATCGTCTTAGAACGGTTCATGATATAGAAAAAATCTTTTTCTATACCTCTAGAGGAGAAGCTATCCCCTTTTTACAGGTGGCAGAAGTCGTGGAAACGGAAAGTATTATGAACATAGCACATGAAGATAGTAAAAGGAGAATAGCTGTTTTGGGAGAGATTGATGATGAAAGAGTAACTGCTGTTGAAATAATCAATAGATTTAAGGAAGAAATCAAAGATTATGCTATACCAGAGGGGGTTGTTTTAGAATTTGGAGGAGAAATGGAGGAAATGGAGGAATCCTTTGAGAATATGATGAATAACATGATCCTTGCAGCCATCTTGGTATATATTATCTTAGCGATTCAGTTTAATTCCTTAACACAGCCTTTGATTATTCTATTTGCTGTACCTATGGCATTAATCGGTGTCATGCCGGGGCTGGTGATTACCGGTAATAAGTTTGGTTTTGTAGCCTTTGTAGCTGTGGTGGCACTGGTGGGGATTGCAGTAAATGACGCAATTGTTTTAGTGGACTATATTAATTATCTTAGAAGCAATGGGGATAATCTAAAGGATGCTATTCTTGAAACAGGAAAAACAAGGTTTTTGCCGGTTTTGGCAACAACCATTACAACAGCAGGAGGTATTTTGCCCATTACGTTAAAGGAAGCATTTTATGCACCTTTAGGGATTGCTTTGATTTGTGGATTGTGTATGTCCACACTGTTGACTTTGGTGATTGTCCCCACAATGTATTCCATACTTGAGGAACATAAACTAAAGAGATTAAATAAAAAGGAAAAAGAATTACATAATTCCATTTAA
- a CDS encoding aminotransferase class V-fold PLP-dependent enzyme, whose amino-acid sequence MGIYLDNAATSFPKPPQVAKAICDFIENIGATAGRGAYQKALQADRMIYESRKAVAKLFGYHDASRVVFTSNVTESLNLAINGIVKKGDHIITSSLEHNAVWRCIKTLERDRGITISTVPCTEEGYTKPEDVEALIRPNTSLIIFNHASNVIGTLQPIREIGAISKKYKIPFLVDAAQTAGAYPIDIEKDNIDLLAFTGHKSLLGPMGTGGLVVGWEGKILPLKSGGTGGDSAYEYQPDYFPNSLETGTPNVAGIIGLKEGIKFILQEGVETIYQKEKEVIAYALNRLQEIDGITIYGPKDATKIIGVVSFNLKNISAEEVAYGLDQKYGIMVRSGLHCAPTAHQVMGTKEGGTVRIGIGYYNEKKDIDALVEALQEISSYS is encoded by the coding sequence ATGGGGATTTACTTAGATAATGCAGCTACTTCCTTTCCAAAGCCACCACAAGTAGCTAAGGCAATCTGTGATTTTATAGAAAATATAGGGGCGACTGCTGGCAGAGGTGCTTATCAAAAAGCGTTGCAGGCAGATCGGATGATTTACGAAAGTAGAAAAGCTGTAGCAAAGTTATTTGGTTATCATGATGCTAGTCGTGTTGTTTTTACATCTAATGTTACTGAGTCTTTGAACCTTGCCATCAACGGCATAGTAAAAAAGGGCGACCATATTATCACCAGTAGCTTAGAACATAATGCTGTATGGCGATGTATAAAAACTTTGGAAAGAGATAGAGGCATAACAATTTCTACAGTTCCATGCACAGAAGAAGGTTATACCAAACCTGAAGATGTAGAAGCATTGATCAGACCGAATACTTCTTTAATTATTTTTAATCATGCCTCAAATGTCATAGGAACCCTACAGCCTATAAGGGAAATAGGTGCTATTTCAAAAAAATATAAAATTCCTTTTTTAGTAGACGCTGCTCAAACAGCAGGAGCATATCCCATAGATATAGAGAAGGACAATATTGATTTACTGGCTTTTACAGGACATAAAAGTTTACTAGGACCTATGGGTACTGGGGGACTAGTTGTTGGCTGGGAGGGGAAAATTCTTCCTCTAAAATCTGGAGGCACTGGGGGAGACTCCGCCTATGAATATCAGCCAGATTATTTTCCAAATTCCCTAGAAACAGGAACACCTAACGTTGCTGGCATCATAGGATTAAAAGAAGGTATAAAGTTTATTCTTCAAGAAGGCGTAGAAACAATTTATCAAAAAGAAAAAGAAGTGATAGCCTACGCATTGAACAGGCTGCAGGAGATAGACGGTATTACGATCTACGGCCCCAAGGATGCCACTAAGATTATCGGCGTAGTTTCCTTTAACTTAAAGAATATATCAGCAGAAGAGGTTGCCTATGGACTAGATCAGAAATATGGCATTATGGTAAGATCAGGACTCCACTGTGCACCTACTGCTCATCAAGTGATGGGAACGAAGGAAGGTGGCACAGTGAGGATTGGTATAGGTTACTACAACGAAAAAAAAGATATTGATGCTTTAGTAGAAGCGCTACAAGAAATAAGTTCCTATAGTTAA
- a CDS encoding class I SAM-dependent methyltransferase: MGFYEEFSRYYDIVFPTGEAQLKFIQGASKNTSDKILDIACGTGNYSLALAERGFEVTATDLDEAMMKEVEEKAKAKGLQLKTYIGDMKELATYLPQKGFDVAFCIGNSLVHLTKLEEIQSTLHQMYGILSEEGRLILQIINYDRIMKYNIDGLPTIEDKEAGIKFIRKYNYDENKRLIYFNTELIVAKNDEIKSFTNSVPLYPLLSHQLIAMLQIAGFKDMKIYGNFMEESYREESYAMVVVAEK, from the coding sequence TTGGGTTTTTACGAAGAGTTTAGTAGGTACTATGACATTGTTTTTCCTACTGGGGAAGCACAATTAAAGTTTATTCAAGGGGCAAGTAAAAATACTAGTGATAAAATATTAGATATTGCTTGTGGCACAGGGAATTATTCTCTTGCTCTAGCAGAAAGAGGATTTGAAGTAACTGCTACTGACTTAGATGAAGCAATGATGAAGGAAGTAGAAGAGAAGGCAAAAGCAAAAGGTCTTCAATTAAAGACTTATATTGGAGATATGAAAGAGTTAGCTACATATCTTCCACAAAAAGGTTTTGATGTTGCATTTTGTATTGGAAATTCCCTGGTGCATTTAACAAAACTAGAGGAAATACAAAGCACCTTACATCAGATGTATGGTATATTAAGCGAGGAAGGAAGGCTTATTTTACAAATTATTAATTACGACAGAATTATGAAATATAATATAGATGGTCTTCCTACAATAGAAGATAAAGAAGCTGGGATAAAATTTATTAGAAAGTATAACTATGATGAGAATAAACGGCTCATCTACTTTAATACAGAATTAATTGTTGCCAAGAACGATGAAATAAAGAGCTTTACCAATTCAGTACCTCTCTATCCTTTACTGAGTCATCAGTTAATAGCGATGCTACAGATAGCAGGATTCAAGGATATGAAAATATATGGTAATTTTATGGAGGAGAGCTATAGAGAAGAAAGCTATGCTATGGTTGTAGTAGCAGAGAAGTAA
- a CDS encoding Crp/Fnr family transcriptional regulator, which produces MTIDILKKIPAFSQLNENNVESISKITVERNFKKGAIIFMEGDPGEAFYFIKSGKVKIYKTTLDGREHIFTILSEGGVFAEVTLFNDIPYPASAEILEDAEIGMIKNTDLENLIRNNAEIALQIIKVLSKKLFYSQQKVKELALGDTYMRIAKTLLTFAKEHGKETSNGVEIKLNISRQELANMIGTARETVSRALGQFKKEGSVDIEGRKIVIRDIEKLKGWIQ; this is translated from the coding sequence ATGACGATAGACATTTTAAAAAAAATACCAGCTTTCTCTCAGTTAAATGAAAATAACGTAGAAAGCATTAGTAAAATAACTGTTGAAAGAAACTTTAAAAAGGGTGCAATTATTTTTATGGAGGGAGATCCTGGAGAGGCTTTTTATTTTATAAAGTCTGGAAAGGTAAAAATTTATAAAACCACTCTAGACGGGAGGGAACATATCTTTACAATACTATCAGAGGGGGGGGTCTTTGCAGAAGTGACATTATTTAATGACATACCCTATCCTGCCTCTGCTGAAATACTAGAAGATGCTGAAATTGGCATGATTAAAAACACTGATCTAGAAAATCTGATTCGTAATAATGCAGAGATTGCCCTTCAAATCATCAAAGTTTTAAGCAAAAAGCTATTCTATTCTCAGCAGAAGGTAAAGGAGTTAGCACTAGGAGATACTTATATGAGAATTGCAAAAACCTTATTAACCTTTGCAAAAGAACACGGTAAAGAAACTTCAAATGGGGTTGAAATAAAACTAAATATTTCAAGGCAAGAACTAGCGAATATGATTGGCACTGCTAGAGAAACTGTTAGTCGTGCACTAGGTCAATTTAAAAAAGAAGGGTCTGTTGATATAGAGGGGAGAAAAATTGTTATTAGAGATATAGAAAAACTAAAAGGATGGATTCAATAA
- a CDS encoding 4Fe-4S binding protein encodes MKKSIMAWSWIFMVLFFTLSIIDIRFGILGLLCMGTPIYLAVGGGGKVHCAKYCPRGSMLGVFIDKISFKRNLPSSFKTKTVKNIMLVWMIGMFTISLIMAGGDFTKTAFAIVRMMTVSTVVGIMMGILFQPRSWCVVCPMGYATGLIQESQKKHKKVA; translated from the coding sequence ATGAAAAAGTCAATAATGGCATGGTCTTGGATTTTTATGGTGCTATTTTTTACTCTATCTATTATAGATATACGATTTGGTATCTTAGGGTTGTTATGTATGGGAACGCCTATCTACTTGGCAGTTGGTGGCGGTGGTAAGGTTCATTGTGCAAAATATTGTCCTAGAGGATCTATGCTTGGGGTATTTATAGATAAAATAAGCTTTAAGAGAAACCTTCCAAGTTCATTTAAAACCAAAACAGTAAAAAATATTATGTTAGTTTGGATGATTGGCATGTTTACAATTTCTCTAATCATGGCAGGAGGAGATTTTACAAAAACTGCTTTTGCCATTGTTAGAATGATGACGGTTTCCACAGTGGTAGGAATCATGATGGGGATACTTTTTCAACCTAGGAGTTGGTGTGTTGTATGTCCTATGGGTTATGCTACTGGATTAATTCAAGAAAGTCAAAAAAAGCATAAAAAAGTAGCATAG